A stretch of DNA from Cydia fagiglandana chromosome 24, ilCydFagi1.1, whole genome shotgun sequence:
GTTGTTTATATGTCTAGAGAGGCGTACTTTGTCAATGAAGCTGAGACCGCACACTTGACAGATGGAATGGTGCGCTATATGCTCCTTGTACATATGTGAGACCATGGATGGAAAGTTGTCGTATCGGTTTTCGCATAAGAAGCACTGCATTATGTCCTTGTTGAGAATGAATGGGAAAACGCAGACTCCGGCTGAATTGTCATACAATTCTCCGTGGATAGATATAATATGTGCTATGAGCTCCTCTACGCTGCTCAGGGGTTCAGAGCATTCTTTGCAAGCTAATTCCGTCACATCTATTTTCACTGGTACATTTTTTGTTACAATTCTTTGGGGTATAAATGTATCTAGATCAACTGAAGTGTGTTTGGTCAATGTGTGTTCTCTTAATGTGTCGCAGTCTTTCATAGATTTCGCACAATAGAAGCAGCTAAATCCCTTAGTGTTCCAGTGGAACGGCAGTACATTTCCGTAGCGCAGCAAGTAGAGTATATTCTTCCGGACAGTACTGAGTCGTTCCAAATAAGTCTCGTATGCCCTCCTTCGTTTGGTCCCTGGAAAGAGAGTAGTCCAATTTACGGATTTATAACTCGGGCTCAAGTTAAAATCACGCTATTTAAAGCGTTCTTAGTTTCTATACGACCTGCGTATACAATCTCACTCAGAAGGCGCTCAGTGCCTTGAGGGTTCAAAATAATAATGGCTCTAAAACCATTATCAACAAACCTAAGGTTTCTGAAATTGCCCGATTCTGTAGAGCTTCTAAATGTACGCGGAGGCACGCACAGATGGGTTCCACGAACCTCACCAGATAGTAAATGAGTAGCAGTTCTAACTGCATCCTAAACATGTTTGTAGGAAAACCTGGTTTTCCTATGCACAAACGCATTAACAAATTGATGATCATGGGCAGTCAGTTTTGTGTGGaatttattattcaaaatattatagattttcagTCACTATGTAACGAATGGATCCTATTTAGTAAagaaatgatattattattataacgcTGCAGTTATATAAGAAAGTAAGCTTATGCACAAGATTCATGAtgagtatcaaaaatatttaaaaaatggagAGAA
This window harbors:
- the LOC134676689 gene encoding zinc finger protein 62 homolog, translated to MFRMQLELLLIYYLVRFVEPICACLRVHLEALQNRAISETLGTKRRRAYETYLERLSTVRKNILYLLRYGNVLPFHWNTKGFSCFYCAKSMKDCDTLREHTLTKHTSVDLDTFIPQRIVTKNVPVKIDVTELACKECSEPLSSVEELIAHIISIHGELYDNSAGVCVFPFILNKDIMQCFLCENRYDNFPSMVSHMYKEHIAHHSICQVCGLSFIDKVRLSRHINNCHLGHKCKICEKVFDASHKLDRHKERIHGRTKTHECNLCSAKFDNDYQVKVHLGKVHNVEKYRIKCEHCPKICTTKGAMLLHAQSMHSDVRYECDLCEYKTAIKWMIKLHKRKHFGERDYACSICDRLFGRSSNLRAHMKVHTGIFGRVCRWCKRGFTDLEALEKHEKETHYYTNYV